In Gemmatimonadales bacterium, a single window of DNA contains:
- a CDS encoding molybdenum cofactor biosynthesis protein MoaE, protein MRFLTSDPIELAALAATVESPERGAVVSFLGVVRNHHGGRPVERLHYSAYGPMAEAECARIVAEAEPRWRVVVALRHRTGRLEVGETAVAIVVGGAHREAAFAACRWIIEEVKRRVPIWKQEVYADGTVAWVDPTAASHPADAAPQPA, encoded by the coding sequence GTGCGGTTCCTCACGTCCGACCCGATCGAGCTCGCTGCCCTCGCCGCCACGGTCGAGTCCCCGGAGCGCGGGGCCGTGGTTTCCTTCCTCGGCGTGGTCCGCAACCACCACGGCGGCCGGCCCGTCGAGCGGCTGCACTACTCGGCTTACGGCCCGATGGCGGAGGCCGAGTGTGCTCGCATCGTGGCTGAAGCGGAGCCGCGTTGGCGGGTGGTGGTGGCCCTGCGCCACCGCACCGGACGGCTCGAGGTCGGTGAGACGGCCGTGGCCATCGTGGTCGGCGGGGCGCACCGCGAGGCAGCGTTCGCGGCCTGCCGCTGGATCATCGAAGAGGTGAAGCGGCGGGTGCCAATCTGGAAGCAGGAGGTCTACGCCGACGGCACGGTGGCGTGGGTGGATCCTACCGCCGCCTCTCACCCGGCGGACGCCGCACCGCAGCCCGCCTGA
- a CDS encoding protein phosphatase 2C domain-containing protein has translation MTHPTPHPAGALPDRQPRDNELDVYGLTHAGKVRKSNQDHFLICSLRKQMQVHRTSLPDVDRLPTFENRLAFLAMVADGVGGNAAGETASRVALEAVTRYLGHSVQCYYAGSSHDDRTFLADLQEAAMRCHAEILAESDRDPDLAGMATTLTLWLSVWPRGYLLQVGDSRCYVLRQGELTQISRDQTMAQELIDAGVMARAEADRTRWAHVLSSAIGGQQTAPSVTRLDHAWDTVGLLCSDGLTRHVSDDRIRQRLLEMTSAREACESLLQDALEGGGSDNITILIGRSVPAES, from the coding sequence ATGACCCATCCGACGCCCCATCCCGCGGGCGCTCTGCCTGACCGGCAGCCGCGCGACAACGAGCTCGACGTTTACGGACTTACCCACGCCGGCAAGGTACGGAAGTCGAATCAGGATCATTTCCTGATCTGCTCGCTGCGGAAGCAGATGCAGGTGCATCGCACCAGCCTGCCCGACGTCGATCGCCTTCCGACCTTCGAGAACCGGCTGGCGTTTCTGGCGATGGTGGCGGATGGGGTGGGTGGGAACGCGGCAGGGGAAACGGCGAGCCGAGTCGCGCTCGAGGCCGTCACCCGTTATCTCGGCCACAGCGTGCAATGCTACTATGCCGGGAGCAGCCACGACGACCGGACCTTCCTGGCCGACCTGCAGGAAGCCGCCATGCGCTGCCATGCGGAGATCCTGGCGGAATCGGATCGGGACCCGGACCTGGCCGGCATGGCGACGACGCTCACGCTCTGGCTCAGTGTCTGGCCGCGGGGCTATCTGCTGCAGGTGGGCGACAGCCGCTGCTACGTGCTCCGTCAAGGCGAGCTGACTCAGATCTCCCGGGACCAGACCATGGCGCAGGAGCTGATAGATGCCGGCGTGATGGCCCGGGCGGAAGCCGACCGGACCCGGTGGGCACACGTGCTCTCGAGCGCCATCGGTGGCCAGCAGACCGCGCCATCGGTGACCCGGCTGGATCACGCGTGGGACACCGTCGGCCTTCTCTGCAGCGACGGACTCACCCGCCACGTCAGCGATGACAGGATTCGGCAACGCCTGCTGGAGATGACTTCCGCCAGGGAGGCCTGCGAGAGCCTGCTGCAGGACGCCCTCGAGGGCGGTGGCAGCGACAACATTACCATCCTGATCGGCCGCAGCGTTCCCGCCGAGAGTTGA
- a CDS encoding formimidoylglutamate deiminase: MSPAVLEAELMWTLGGFAPGVQIAIGDDGRIAAAGALGLSPTERLSGVALLPGFVDTHSHAFQRGLRGSGERFPAGAGSFWSWREAMYALVGSLDRESLRRWSVQAFGEMRDAGVTTVGEFHYVHHERDGDFALDEVVLAAAAEVGIRIALLNTFYATGAPGKPLQGAQCRFATPSLDEYWRRMDLLAGMLEPATQSLGAVAHSIRAASPEQIRAVHDEAMRRALPFHMHVEEQEREIEESMAAYGATPMAVILDALDVRDNFTAVHCTHTSDADMARFLAAGGRVCLCPLTEANLGDGIPRLSLPHAARDRLALGTDSNNRLSLLEEMRWLEYGQRLEGEMRGALADEAGNVATTVLAAATTGGARALAVDTGRIAPGAWADLVAIDLTAPALAEVGPERLLEALVFGAGNEVIAGTFVGGRWRATRARA; the protein is encoded by the coding sequence ATGAGCCCGGCGGTGCTCGAAGCCGAGCTGATGTGGACCCTCGGCGGGTTTGCCCCGGGCGTCCAGATTGCGATCGGGGACGATGGGCGGATCGCCGCCGCGGGGGCACTCGGTCTGTCTCCCACGGAGCGGCTGAGCGGCGTCGCGCTGCTGCCCGGATTCGTCGACACCCATTCCCACGCCTTTCAGCGTGGCCTCCGGGGCTCCGGCGAGCGCTTCCCCGCCGGTGCGGGGAGCTTCTGGAGCTGGCGCGAGGCGATGTACGCACTGGTCGGGTCGCTCGATCGCGAGTCGCTTCGCCGCTGGTCGGTGCAGGCGTTCGGCGAGATGCGCGATGCCGGGGTCACGACGGTGGGAGAGTTCCATTACGTCCATCACGAGCGCGACGGCGACTTCGCGCTGGACGAGGTGGTGCTGGCGGCAGCGGCCGAGGTGGGGATCCGGATCGCGCTCCTCAACACGTTCTACGCGACCGGCGCGCCCGGAAAGCCCCTGCAAGGGGCCCAGTGCCGCTTCGCGACGCCGTCGCTGGACGAGTACTGGCGCCGGATGGATCTGCTCGCCGGCATGCTCGAACCTGCGACCCAGAGCCTCGGCGCCGTGGCGCACAGCATCCGGGCGGCGAGCCCCGAGCAGATCCGCGCGGTGCACGATGAGGCGATGCGTCGGGCCCTTCCGTTCCACATGCACGTCGAGGAGCAGGAGCGGGAGATCGAGGAGTCGATGGCGGCGTACGGCGCCACGCCCATGGCTGTCATCCTCGATGCGCTCGACGTGCGCGACAACTTCACGGCCGTCCACTGCACCCACACCTCCGACGCCGACATGGCGAGGTTTCTCGCGGCAGGGGGCCGGGTGTGTCTGTGCCCGCTGACCGAGGCGAACCTGGGCGACGGGATCCCCCGATTGTCGCTCCCGCACGCCGCCCGTGATCGGCTCGCGCTCGGCACCGACTCCAATAATCGACTCTCGCTGCTGGAAGAGATGCGCTGGCTGGAATACGGGCAGCGACTCGAGGGGGAGATGCGTGGAGCGCTGGCGGATGAGGCGGGGAACGTGGCGACCACGGTCCTCGCCGCCGCCACCACCGGGGGCGCCCGCGCGCTGGCGGTGGACACCGGGCGCATCGCGCCGGGCGCCTGGGCCGATCTGGTAGCGATCGATCTGACCGCTCCGGCGCTCGCGGAGGTCGGACCGGAGCGGCTGCTCGAGGCGCTGGTCTTCGGCGCGGGCAACGAGGTCATCGCCGGCACGTTCGTGGGCGGCCGCTGGCGAGCGACGCGCGCGCGTGCCTGA
- the carA gene encoding glutamine-hydrolyzing carbamoyl-phosphate synthase small subunit has protein sequence MTGRPAFVLLEDGTWFSGTTSRPIDPGFGEVVFTTNLTGYQETFTDPSYLGQIVVMTAPMIGNYGVNLEDMESPRPQVTGVVVRELSQHMSNWRATMSLDTWLSEAGVPVLEDVDTRRLTRHLRERGAMRGVLAEGREPSRELTAQLLASPSMEGLDLASRATVHEPWTEGRDGPHVVAYDYGIKRNIVRMLVRAGCRVTVVPAKTSAAQVRELNPDGLFLSNGPGDPAAVAYAVDTIADLAGGGLPTFGICLGHQLVGLAFGGSTAKLPYGHRGGNHPVRDLRTGQVLITTQNHGFAVVGDAGAVPGASGLEVTHLNLNDGTIEGVRHRELPLFAVQYHPEAAPGPHDAFPHFAEFLATLQGRQTTVQSPTP, from the coding sequence ATGACGGGTCGCCCCGCTTTCGTTTTGCTGGAGGACGGCACCTGGTTCTCCGGAACCACGTCCCGGCCCATCGATCCCGGCTTCGGCGAAGTGGTCTTCACCACCAACCTCACCGGCTACCAGGAGACATTCACCGACCCCAGCTACCTGGGGCAGATCGTGGTGATGACGGCGCCGATGATCGGCAACTACGGGGTGAATCTCGAAGACATGGAATCGCCCCGGCCCCAGGTCACCGGTGTGGTGGTGCGCGAGCTCTCTCAGCACATGTCCAACTGGCGCGCTACGATGAGCCTGGACACCTGGCTGTCCGAGGCGGGCGTGCCGGTGCTGGAGGATGTCGACACGCGCCGGCTCACCCGCCACCTGCGCGAACGGGGCGCGATGCGAGGCGTCCTGGCGGAGGGCCGCGAACCCAGCCGCGAGCTCACGGCCCAGCTGCTGGCGTCCCCTTCTATGGAAGGTCTCGACCTCGCCTCCCGCGCCACCGTGCACGAGCCCTGGACCGAGGGTCGGGACGGCCCGCACGTGGTGGCGTACGACTACGGCATCAAGCGAAACATCGTCCGGATGCTGGTGCGCGCGGGATGTCGGGTCACGGTGGTCCCGGCGAAGACGAGCGCGGCTCAGGTGCGCGAGCTAAACCCTGATGGACTCTTTCTTTCGAATGGCCCGGGCGATCCGGCCGCGGTGGCCTACGCCGTCGACACCATCGCGGATCTCGCCGGCGGGGGCCTTCCCACCTTCGGAATCTGTCTAGGCCACCAGCTCGTCGGCCTCGCCTTCGGCGGCTCCACCGCCAAGCTTCCCTACGGACATCGCGGGGGTAACCACCCGGTCCGCGATCTGCGCACGGGCCAGGTCCTGATCACCACGCAAAACCATGGCTTCGCAGTGGTTGGCGATGCCGGCGCGGTGCCCGGAGCCAGCGGGCTCGAGGTCACCCACCTGAACCTCAACGACGGTACCATCGAGGGCGTACGGCACCGCGAGCTCCCGCTCTTCGCCGTGCAGTACCACCCGGAAGCCGCCCCCGGGCCGCACGACGCTTTCCCCCACTTTGCCGAGTTCCTGGCCACGCTGCAGGGCCGCCAGACCACGGTGCAAAGTCCAACCCCTTGA
- a CDS encoding MoaD/ThiS family protein encodes MAVELSSGVTVRVLLFASYADRLGLESIALTLPAPASVGAVLERLRALPGGDQLPARPLCARNLAHVGADEPLEAGDEIAILPPLAGG; translated from the coding sequence ATGGCAGTCGAACTCTCCTCCGGCGTGACCGTGCGAGTGCTCCTGTTCGCCAGCTACGCCGACCGGCTCGGGCTCGAGTCGATCGCGCTGACGCTGCCGGCACCGGCCTCGGTCGGCGCCGTGCTGGAACGGCTGCGGGCGCTGCCGGGGGGCGATCAGCTCCCGGCGCGGCCGCTCTGCGCTCGGAACCTCGCGCACGTCGGAGCCGACGAACCGCTCGAGGCCGGCGACGAGATCGCCATCCTTCCACCGCTCGCAGGAGGATGA
- the pgm gene encoding phosphoglucomutase (alpha-D-glucose-1,6-bisphosphate-dependent), translated as MHPLAGQPAPRNLLVDVGALELQYHGRRPDPDDPAQRVSFGTSGHRGTPLDGSFTESHILAISQAISEYRVASGITGPLFLGKDTHAVSRPAERTALEVFAANGVAVVVQQDDGFTPTPAISHAILNYNARRSAGLADGVVITPSHNPPADGGFKYNPPTGGPADTEITTRIQDRANALLAARNAGVRRVPVATARAASTTHQEDLVEPYVAALGSALDLEAVRSAGVRIGVDPMGGSSLGYWPRIAERYGLDLTVVNPVLDPAFGFMTVDHDGKIRMDCSSPWAMASLVGLKDRFAVAWGNDPDADRHGIVAPSAGLLNPNHYLAVAIHYLLTHRPKWPSGAAVGKTLVSSAVIDRVVAELGRTLLEVPVGFKWFAPGLFDGSCCFGGEESAGASFLRRDGSVWTTDKDGILLGLLAAEITGVTGRDPGVYYAELSARLGAPIYTRLDTPCSPAQKAAFKRLTPEAVTAGSLAGDPITAKLTRAPGNGAPIGGLKVTTAHGWFAARPSGTENVYKLYAESFRDADHLARLVAEAQGMVEGVLR; from the coding sequence ATGCATCCACTCGCCGGCCAGCCCGCCCCACGGAACCTCCTGGTCGACGTCGGCGCGCTCGAGCTCCAGTATCATGGCCGCCGGCCGGACCCCGATGATCCGGCGCAGCGGGTGAGCTTCGGGACCAGCGGGCACCGTGGCACCCCGCTGGACGGCAGCTTCACCGAGTCTCACATCCTGGCCATCAGCCAGGCGATCAGCGAATACCGCGTCGCCAGCGGCATCACCGGGCCGCTCTTCCTGGGGAAGGACACCCACGCGGTGTCGCGTCCGGCGGAGCGGACGGCGCTGGAGGTGTTCGCGGCCAACGGCGTGGCGGTCGTCGTCCAGCAGGACGACGGCTTCACCCCGACGCCGGCCATCTCCCACGCCATCCTCAACTACAACGCGCGCCGGTCGGCCGGGCTGGCGGACGGGGTCGTGATCACCCCCTCGCACAATCCGCCGGCGGACGGCGGGTTCAAGTACAACCCACCAACCGGTGGGCCGGCCGATACCGAGATCACCACCCGCATCCAGGACCGGGCGAACGCGCTCCTGGCTGCGCGCAACGCCGGCGTCCGCCGGGTGCCCGTGGCAACGGCCCGCGCGGCTTCGACCACCCACCAGGAGGATCTGGTCGAGCCCTACGTCGCGGCGCTGGGCAGCGCGCTCGACCTCGAGGCGGTCCGGTCCGCGGGCGTGCGGATCGGGGTGGACCCTATGGGCGGCTCCTCCCTCGGCTACTGGCCCCGGATCGCCGAGCGCTACGGTCTCGATCTCACGGTGGTGAACCCGGTGCTCGATCCGGCCTTTGGCTTCATGACGGTGGATCACGACGGCAAGATCCGGATGGACTGCTCCAGCCCGTGGGCCATGGCGAGCCTGGTCGGTCTCAAGGACCGCTTCGCGGTGGCCTGGGGCAACGATCCCGACGCGGACCGCCATGGTATCGTCGCGCCCTCGGCGGGATTGCTCAACCCGAATCACTACCTGGCCGTGGCGATTCATTACCTGTTGACCCATCGCCCGAAGTGGCCGAGCGGGGCGGCGGTGGGGAAGACGCTGGTCTCCAGTGCCGTGATCGACCGGGTGGTGGCGGAGCTGGGGCGGACGCTGCTGGAGGTGCCGGTGGGATTCAAATGGTTCGCGCCGGGACTGTTCGACGGGAGTTGCTGTTTCGGCGGCGAGGAGAGCGCGGGGGCCAGCTTCCTCCGGCGCGACGGCTCGGTCTGGACCACCGACAAGGACGGAATTCTGCTGGGGTTGCTCGCGGCGGAGATTACCGGCGTGACCGGCCGCGACCCCGGTGTCTACTACGCCGAGCTGAGCGCGAGGCTGGGCGCGCCGATCTACACCCGGCTCGACACACCGTGCTCCCCCGCGCAGAAGGCGGCGTTCAAGCGGCTCACCCCAGAGGCGGTGACCGCGGGATCGCTCGCCGGTGATCCGATCACCGCCAAGCTCACCCGCGCTCCCGGCAACGGTGCGCCGATCGGCGGCCTCAAGGTCACCACGGCACACGGCTGGTTCGCGGCCAGGCCGTCGGGCACGGAAAACGTGTACAAGCTCTACGCTGAAAGCTTTCGTGACGCGGACCATCTGGCCCGGCTGGTCGCGGAGGCGCAGGGGATGGTGGAGGGGGTGCTGCGATAG
- the moaA gene encoding GTP 3',8-cyclase MoaA, with product MSKLATPEPVDRFGRPLRSLRISVTDRCNMRCRYCMPEDEYVWLPRESILSFEELARLTAIFTSLGVSKVRLTGGEPLLRHELPTLVSMLAAQGELADLALTTNGILLERSASALRAAGLRRVTVSLDTLRPERMLRFARSARHDDVLHGIAAARAAGFDSIKLNSVIIRGYNDDELVELLEFGRREKVEVRFIEYMDVGGATTWSMDQVVSRREVLERLAARYGTITPLEETGWAPAERFALGDGTQFGVIASTTAPFCRTCDRSRLTADGTWLLCLYGEEGLDLRSLLRGGVADGEIAARIAAAWRARIDRGAEERAALPARGVLHRIESLRAEPRREMHTRGG from the coding sequence ATGTCGAAGCTCGCAACGCCTGAGCCCGTCGATCGCTTCGGCCGGCCGCTCCGCAGTCTGCGGATCTCGGTGACCGACCGCTGCAACATGCGCTGCCGCTACTGCATGCCGGAGGACGAGTACGTCTGGCTCCCGCGCGAGTCCATCCTGAGCTTCGAGGAGCTCGCCCGGCTGACCGCCATCTTCACCAGCCTCGGTGTAAGCAAGGTTCGCCTCACCGGGGGGGAGCCGCTGCTGCGGCACGAGCTCCCCACGCTGGTATCGATGCTCGCCGCCCAGGGCGAGCTCGCGGACCTCGCGCTTACCACCAACGGCATCCTGCTGGAGCGTTCCGCCAGCGCGCTCCGCGCGGCCGGGCTCCGCCGGGTGACGGTCAGCCTGGACACCCTCCGCCCCGAGCGAATGCTCCGCTTCGCCCGGAGCGCGCGCCATGATGACGTGCTGCACGGCATCGCCGCCGCGCGGGCCGCGGGCTTCGACTCGATCAAGCTCAACAGCGTGATCATCCGTGGGTATAACGACGACGAGCTGGTGGAGCTGTTGGAGTTCGGCCGGAGGGAGAAGGTCGAGGTCCGGTTCATCGAGTACATGGATGTGGGCGGTGCGACGACCTGGTCGATGGATCAGGTTGTCTCGCGCCGCGAGGTGCTGGAGCGGCTGGCCGCGCGCTACGGCACGATCACCCCGCTGGAAGAGACCGGCTGGGCGCCGGCCGAGCGGTTCGCGCTGGGCGATGGCACCCAGTTCGGCGTGATCGCGTCCACCACCGCTCCGTTCTGCCGCACCTGCGACCGGAGCCGCCTCACCGCCGACGGCACCTGGCTGCTCTGCCTCTATGGAGAAGAGGGGCTCGATCTTCGGAGCCTGCTCCGCGGCGGCGTGGCGGACGGGGAGATCGCCGCCCGGATCGCGGCCGCCTGGCGGGCCCGCATCGACCGGGGCGCGGAGGAGCGCGCCGCGCTCCCCGCGCGGGGCGTGCTGCATCGGATCGAGAGTCTCCGCGCCGAGCCGCGGCGCGAGATGCACACCCGCGGCGGCTGA
- the argE gene encoding acetylornithine deacetylase — protein MLPQPEPAIDDLTPLLSDGVLLARLVGIDSTSHLSNLPLADFICDYVDRPGVRITRLQSADGQKANLLLAAGPERADRRGLMLSGHMDVVPATEPEWRTDPFLLTEVHETYAGRGTADMKGFLALAINRFRALDPAKLRYPLLLLLTYDEETGTLGARHFSETWPSPETLPRNVVIGEPTSLRVVRLHKGMIRLRLEFEGRAAHSGYPHLGRSAIEPAARAIVALGELRRTMETERPANGEFFPEVPFAALNVGTVAGGSAANVIPDRCVAQIGIRLLPGMSADELMERVRATARAAVGGEPFTLDLGSESPPLMLPADAEIHRQLCTVLGQRDSHSVMFATDAGWLQRIGLECVLFGPGTIKVAHRPNESLPIGEFVRAGHVLDDLIQKSCIES, from the coding sequence ATGCTTCCCCAGCCGGAGCCGGCGATCGACGACCTCACGCCTCTCCTCTCCGACGGCGTGCTCCTCGCCCGGCTCGTCGGGATCGATTCGACCAGCCATCTCAGCAATCTCCCGCTGGCCGATTTCATCTGCGACTACGTCGATCGTCCGGGCGTCCGGATCACCCGACTGCAATCGGCCGATGGCCAGAAGGCCAATCTGCTGCTCGCCGCCGGGCCGGAGCGCGCGGACCGGCGGGGGCTGATGCTCTCGGGGCACATGGACGTGGTACCGGCCACGGAGCCCGAGTGGCGGACCGACCCGTTCCTGCTCACCGAGGTGCACGAGACCTACGCGGGGCGGGGCACAGCCGATATGAAGGGCTTCCTCGCGCTCGCGATAAATCGATTCCGCGCTCTGGACCCCGCGAAGCTCAGGTACCCGCTGCTGCTCCTCCTGACCTACGACGAGGAGACCGGCACTCTCGGCGCCCGCCACTTTTCCGAGACCTGGCCCTCGCCCGAGACGCTTCCTCGAAACGTGGTGATCGGCGAGCCGACCTCGCTCCGCGTGGTCCGGTTGCACAAGGGAATGATCCGACTCCGGCTCGAGTTCGAGGGCCGCGCCGCGCACAGTGGGTATCCCCACCTGGGCCGAAGCGCCATCGAGCCGGCCGCGCGGGCGATCGTCGCGCTCGGCGAGCTGCGCCGCACGATGGAGACCGAGCGTCCGGCCAACGGCGAGTTCTTCCCCGAGGTACCCTTCGCGGCGCTCAACGTGGGGACCGTCGCCGGCGGGAGCGCCGCCAACGTCATACCCGACAGGTGCGTGGCACAGATCGGCATCCGGCTCTTGCCGGGCATGTCCGCCGACGAGCTCATGGAGCGGGTCCGTGCGACGGCGCGCGCCGCCGTGGGCGGCGAGCCGTTCACGCTCGACCTGGGCAGCGAGAGCCCGCCGCTGATGCTCCCCGCGGACGCCGAAATTCACCGGCAGCTCTGCACCGTCCTCGGCCAGCGTGATTCCCACAGCGTCATGTTCGCCACCGACGCCGGCTGGCTCCAGCGGATCGGGCTCGAGTGCGTGCTCTTCGGGCCCGGCACGATCAAAGTGGCCCACCGGCCCAATGAGTCGCTCCCCATTGGCGAGTTCGTCCGCGCCGGGCACGTCCTCGACGACCTCATCCAGAAGAGCTGCATCGAGTCATGA
- a CDS encoding DNA-formamidopyrimidine glycosylase family protein — MPELPDITVYLDCLAPRVVDQPLERLLIRNPFVLRSVSPSVAEVEGKRVRGLRRLGKRVVLALEDELFLVIHLMIAGRLRWRAAGARIPAMLALATFQFPSGVLVLTEAGRTRRASLHVLRGEAALREFDRGGLDVLGADHAAFAARLTSENHTLKRALTDPRLFSGIGNAYSDEILHRARLSPLTLTSRLEEEEITRLFDATGAVLREWTARLRAEAGEEFPEKVTAFREGMAVHGRFGLPCPVCGAPVQRIRYAANETNYCARCQTGGRLLADRAMSRILREDWPRSIDEVE; from the coding sequence GTGCCTGAGCTCCCGGACATCACCGTCTACCTGGACTGCCTCGCTCCGAGAGTGGTGGACCAGCCGCTCGAACGACTGCTCATCCGCAATCCGTTCGTGCTCCGCTCGGTCTCGCCATCTGTCGCCGAGGTGGAAGGCAAGCGAGTCCGCGGCCTCCGCCGGCTCGGCAAGCGCGTGGTGCTGGCGCTGGAGGACGAGCTCTTCCTGGTGATCCACCTGATGATCGCCGGGCGGCTGCGCTGGCGGGCGGCCGGCGCCAGGATCCCCGCCATGCTGGCGCTCGCCACCTTCCAGTTCCCCTCCGGCGTGCTGGTGCTGACCGAGGCGGGCCGCACCCGGAGGGCGTCACTCCACGTGCTGCGGGGCGAGGCAGCGCTCCGGGAGTTCGACCGCGGCGGCCTGGACGTGCTCGGCGCGGACCACGCGGCCTTTGCCGCCCGTCTCACGTCGGAGAACCACACGCTCAAGCGCGCGCTCACCGATCCCCGCCTGTTCAGCGGCATCGGGAACGCGTATTCCGACGAGATCCTGCACCGCGCGCGACTCTCACCGCTGACGCTCACCAGCCGACTCGAGGAAGAGGAGATCACGAGGCTGTTCGACGCCACCGGCGCGGTCCTGCGGGAGTGGACAGCGCGCCTTCGGGCCGAGGCGGGTGAGGAGTTTCCGGAGAAGGTGACGGCGTTCCGGGAGGGAATGGCGGTGCACGGGCGGTTTGGCCTGCCTTGCCCGGTCTGCGGCGCGCCGGTGCAGCGGATTCGCTATGCGGCCAACGAGACCAACTACTGCGCCCGCTGCCAGACCGGCGGCCGGCTGCTGGCGGACCGGGCGATGTCGCGGATCCTGCGGGAGGATTGGCCTCGGTCGATCGACGAGGTGGAGTGA
- a CDS encoding HU family DNA-binding protein translates to MTKADLVEQVTASIAKTAGPMISKKDCARVVDAFLEAVKDALKQQHNIEVRGFGTFKIRRRKTRMARNPRTGDPVEVAARPVPVFKPSKELRALVADEGEPQAEPVPGM, encoded by the coding sequence ATGACCAAGGCCGATCTCGTCGAGCAGGTCACTGCTTCAATTGCCAAGACCGCTGGGCCGATGATCTCCAAGAAGGACTGCGCCCGAGTAGTGGACGCGTTCCTCGAGGCGGTCAAGGACGCGCTCAAGCAGCAGCACAACATCGAGGTTCGCGGGTTCGGGACCTTCAAGATCCGCCGGCGGAAGACCCGCATGGCGCGGAACCCCCGCACCGGTGACCCGGTCGAGGTCGCCGCGCGTCCGGTCCCCGTATTCAAGCCCAGTAAAGAGTTACGGGCGCTGGTGGCGGACGAAGGCGAGCCGCAGGCGGAGCCGGTCCCAGGCATGTAG
- a CDS encoding tRNA (cytidine(34)-2'-O)-methyltransferase, with translation MALHVALIQPLIPPNTGNIARLCAATDSALHLIEPLGFSLEQSELRRAGLDYWDAVDLWVHPDWFAFRDAMGRERCLYFSSNATRTYWEAPYRSNSCLVFGNETEGMPARILEKHPDRCFRIPMAGPVRSLNLATAVGIALYEAIRHTSAAG, from the coding sequence ATGGCGCTTCACGTCGCGCTCATCCAGCCCCTGATCCCTCCCAATACCGGCAACATCGCCCGGCTCTGCGCCGCCACCGACAGCGCCCTGCACCTGATCGAGCCGCTCGGCTTCTCCCTGGAGCAGAGCGAGCTCCGCCGGGCCGGATTGGACTACTGGGACGCGGTGGACCTGTGGGTGCACCCGGACTGGTTCGCTTTCCGCGACGCCATGGGACGGGAGCGGTGCCTCTACTTCTCCTCCAACGCCACTCGCACCTACTGGGAGGCGCCCTACCGCTCGAACAGTTGTCTGGTCTTCGGAAATGAGACCGAGGGCATGCCGGCGCGCATCCTGGAGAAGCACCCGGACCGCTGCTTCCGGATCCCGATGGCAGGGCCGGTTCGGAGCCTCAACCTGGCGACGGCGGTGGGAATCGCGTTGTACGAGGCCATCCGGCATACCAGCGCCGCCGGGTAG
- the secG gene encoding preprotein translocase subunit SecG, whose amino-acid sequence MFAFLLTLLILDALLLSVVVLLQAGQGGGLASLGGGTTDTVLGGRQAVTILTKASWWCGGIFLVLALMLSFVRRSGDTSALQERLRASSPAAPASGAQVPLGGSPLPPASEPAGGAKPSAAGTAKVPASGAAPAKSPAAAPAPVKAPSPGAAPPKPKQ is encoded by the coding sequence ATGTTCGCGTTCCTGCTCACGCTGCTCATTCTCGACGCGCTGCTGCTCTCGGTCGTGGTCCTGCTCCAGGCGGGCCAGGGCGGGGGACTCGCCTCGCTCGGCGGCGGCACGACCGATACCGTGCTCGGCGGCCGCCAGGCCGTCACCATCCTCACCAAGGCGAGCTGGTGGTGCGGCGGCATCTTCCTGGTGCTGGCGCTGATGCTCTCGTTCGTACGCCGCAGCGGCGATACCAGCGCGCTGCAGGAGCGGTTGCGGGCCTCGTCGCCGGCGGCGCCCGCCTCAGGCGCGCAGGTGCCGCTCGGCGGCTCGCCCCTGCCGCCTGCCTCGGAGCCAGCGGGTGGCGCCAAGCCTTCGGCCGCGGGGACCGCAAAGGTGCCGGCAAGCGGAGCCGCGCCGGCCAAGTCTCCAGCCGCCGCACCGGCTCCCGTCAAGGCTCCGTCTCCGGGGGCGGCGCCTCCCAAGCCCAAGCAGTGA